CTAAGTCAGCAAAATTCACCGTACCAAAAGCCCCGTAGAGAATTCCAAGCGCTAAGAAGTACATTGTAGTACCAATTGCACCAATCAGAGCGTATTTAAATCCTGCAGTGACTGAGTCACCCCTATCCCTGTAAAACATTACCAGAGCATAAGCCGCTATACTCGTAACCTCAATCATGACGAAGAGGTTGAAAGCATCACCAGTGAGTAAAACACCCAAAAGTCCAGCTTCCAAGCCAAGATAGAGCGTGTAGTACCATTCTAAGCCCTCCTCGTGCTCTAAATATCTATAAGAGTAAATCGCAATGAGGAACATTAATGCTGCTGTAACCAAGGCTATTAGAGCCCCCAATTTGTCAACCTCATACACAATTCCAATTGGAGCAACCCAC
This DNA window, taken from Thermococcus sp. M39, encodes the following:
- a CDS encoding proton-conducting transporter membrane subunit, producing MNVVGLTPIIPIVFAFALPLTSILIKGNRKIVQAYALLGTGLTLISAFKLFQLVYSSSTPLVYTFGKWVAPIGIVYEVDKLGALIALVTAALMFLIAIYSYRYLEHEEGLEWYYTLYLGLEAGLLGVLLTGDAFNLFVMIEVTSIAAYALVMFYRDRGDSVTAGFKYALIGAIGTTMYFLALGILYGAFGTVNFADL